DNA sequence from the Parachlamydia acanthamoebae genome:
TTAAGACACATGATTTTTTGAAGTTATAGAATTTCTTTGAATAGAAGTCACCAAATTTGAGGATGAAAATCAAAATTTTTGAATTTCTTTACCAGATCTCATTCGCTTTCGAGTTTGACGAGCACGAGAACTGGATAAAGCAATAAAACTTATGAAAATCCAGCTTCACTTTTATAATTAGGTATAAAATTCTCAGTTATCTTATTATCTCGTTCATTTTAAAAACATGGGCAAAATAAGATGTCTGATATCACTCTTAAATGTGCACAATTAAATCCCCTTTATGTGGAATCTGCTCTAAAAATACTCCCCCCTGAGCTTTCTAACTTTTTTCGTTCCGATTCCATCAGCCTTTTACGGGAAAAAACCAATCGGATCTGGCATTTCGTTAAGACCGGGGGCGTTTGGATTAATGAACGCAAAATCGACAGGCTTCTCCTCTTAAACAAATTTGAAATTAAGCCCATTTTCCCCAAAAAAAGCTATTTTATTCCCCAAACTTATATCTATGGCATTCCGGAGCGTAAAAAATTTCCCGCGTTTCAAACCTTTCAAGTAAAACCTAAAACCACCTTTATCCCACCTCCTAAACCAAAAGCAGAACCTTTCACATTTGGAACCCCTTTTCCAAGAAATGCGTTTGAAAGGGCTATTGAAGAAAATGATTGTGAGACTTTGCGCAGATTTCTAGATCAAAAAATCAAGCTGGATGAGGGTTATCCTCCCCTTCTCCGGGCGATTCGGAGAGGAAACGTCGAAGCTGTTAAAATGCTCCTAGAATTTAAAGCAAATCCCCGAGCTCGCTATGGAAATTTCTCCATTTACGTCGCAGCGCTGCAGCAGCCGAAGCCCGAGATTATGGAGGCATTGCTTGAGCACGGATTTAGATACCAGGATAGGGATGATAAAATAAATGAAGATTTCCGTTTGACCTTACTTGCCAATGCATCGGTAGAAGTCTTGGAGTTATTTATCAAGAAAGGGTTAAAAGCTGAGTTGGATTCTCCCACAGGAGCTTATCATATCCTCTACTCAGAAAAAAAATTCGACCATCTAGAGGCTTTCCATCAAAATGGGATAAAACGTGAAGATTATTCAAATTGGATTAGACAAAAATTTTTAGCTCATCGATTTGATGTCAGTGTGCCTGATCTGAAATTGGAATCCTTTGACCATCATCGCACCCTATCAGAAATGTATGAATCGCTTCAGGAATTTTTTAAGCACTTTCCTGGCCACTATACCGAATTGACCAAGGAAGCACGTAATCAAATCCTTTCTTCGTTTGAATACGCCTCAAAGGAAGATGAATTCGACACTAAAGACCTCCATACGCATCGTCTTTCTCGCTATGAACAAGGAGAGCCTGTCTTAATTCCGGCTGGCTGGGACACACACGCCATCTACCGCGTGGCTTATAAGCGGCTACTCTTAGAGTGTAATCGTGGGGCCCAATTCGAGGAAGAAACACCAACGGGATTGCAAATTCATACTTTTGAAACATTAAAAAAGGAGGATTTAAAACGAGCAAAATGTAAATCATCGCTCAGTGCAGCCCATCAAGCGAGTTCTCTTTTGTATCAAAATCTAAAAGCAGAAAAAGTGATCCAATTTAAATATAAAGCTCACAAAAAAGGAATTTGCGCTTGGGCAGGACTCAAAACAGCCTTTAGAGGCATCCTATTTGTTTTGATCACAGAAGAACTCCAACGGCAAGGATATTCCATCAATCGGGCGACAAATCAAGCCCAACGCATCGGAAACAAAATTTATAAAACTTGGTCTAAATGGGATCGTGAACAGGAGCTTTTAAAAGCATTGCGCTACTATGAAGCCCCCGATGCAGCCAAACCCAATCTACCTTTACTTAAGCTCATCAAAAAGAAGTTTCATGGATCAAAAAAAACAAGAGACTTATTGACTGTTTTAATCAATTCCCCTCAGCTAAAAAAACTAAGCTAAATTAAAATAGACACACAACTAAATCCTCCACTATATCTCTTATTAAAATCTTAATAATTAAATGAGATAATACACTGAAATTGGTGAGGTTTTATGTCTATTCCTTCTTTTTATTATCATGATTTAAATCCTGTAACAGTTAAGAATCTTTTAAAAGTTAATAAGGAAGAGCTTCCTAAATATTTTTCTTCTGGAAATAAAAAATCATTGGGAGCAATTAGAGAACGCTTGTTGGTTAAAATCCATCGTTTAAAGCATCTAATTAAAACTGGAGTTCGCATTAATGATCAGAAGATTTTAAAGGTACGCAAATTATCTTCCTCGATTATCTCAGCAGAATCGCCTCCCCCATTTCCTGATTTACACCAGTTTATTTCTCATCCTACAACGCCTCCTCCATCTCCCTTGATCAAAAAAGATGAAAAGTTCGCCCCTTTAGAGCCCATTCGTATCCCTTCGGGAACCTTTTGGACGCCTGAGCAAATCAAAGCCTTTAAATTAGGACTTGACTCCCTCTCTGTAAATGAATTGCAAATCGCTTTTATACATGCTGTGGGTGAGGGATGTTTAGGAGTCCTCGAACACTTTGCCAATCACGAGTTTGACTTCAATTTCGCCAATGATGCACATGAAATTCCGCCTTTAAACTTAGCCATTTTGACAAACCATCCAAAAACTGCTCTTTATCTTTTGGATCAAGGTGTTTCTCCCCATCCCCAGCAAGATTTTTCGCCACTGTTTGACGCTGTAAATTCTAATTATCCCGAAGTTATTTCCATGCTGATCGAAAAAGGAGCATCGCTATCCGAGATCAATGCATCAGGAGAAAGCTTACTCGAAAGAGCACTTTACCATCGCAGTCATGAGGCATTAGAAGAACTGTTGGCACATGATGCGGACCCCAATGAGAACGCCATTCTTTATCAAGCCATCAAATATGAAGATTTAACAGCTGTACAACTTTTATTGCGCTATGGTGCTGATCCAAACATCCTCGCAAATGATATTCCTATTTTTGCGGCCGCGTTGTCCCTTGATAATCCCGCATTCTTTCGGTCGATGTTTTCTTTCCTTGATCCGGAAATGCCTTCGGAAGCATTCGCTAATCTTTTACTAAGATATGCCTCACCTGCTGTACTAGAACTTATTCTACAGAACAAAATTGATCCTACACCTTTTGAACTCGATGGAATCTACAACCAATTTTATTTGGCCAACCAAGCGTTTTCAACTTCTAAGGGTGAGCATTTAAACGTTTTTCACAGATACGGAGTCGATGTAGAAGAACATCGAGATTGGTTACGACAAACCTTTTTAACCCATCGTTTTGGAATCAATTTTCCTTCCCTGTCAAAATCGAGTTCTTTTTTTACGATCCCAGAAATTAAAAAATCGCTCCGCACTTTTTTTCAAGCATTGCCATTAAGCGCCTTCCCAGAATTCACCGAGCAAGCCCGCACCAAAATTCTCAAAGCTTTTAACGAAAAATTAGACATCAATTTCTCATCCAACGAGGTGATCCAACACCGCTTACATCACTACGAAGAAGGTCAAATCATTCTCATCCCGACAGGTTGGAAGGCACATACAACTTACCGCTTTGTATATAAAGGGATCATAGCTGAGAGCAACCGAGGAGAGGAAATTGACAGCTCCATTGCATCCGGACTTCAATTAAAAACATTTTCTGGTTCACCACAAAACGTTTTAGGCATCACTCCAGTCATGTCTCGCCAAGAAGCCTTACAGTTACAAAATAGACTGTACGAAGAGTTAAATACTCAGGAATTTTTGTCTTTTAAATATCGGCCTCAGAAAGCAGGAACTTGCACTTGGGCTGGCCTAAAAACAGCTTTTAGAGGGATGCTATTTGTGCTAATTGCAGAGAAACTGCAGGAAAGCCTACCTCATGATCAAGTTACTTTGAAAGCAGAAGCGATTGCCGATTCAATTTATAAAAAGTGGTCTTCTTGGGACCGCGAACATATTTTGCAAGAAGCCCTAACCTATTATCGAACTCCTGGAACAATCAAACCCAATAAAGTTTTGCTTAAAGCCATCGACAAAAAATTCAAAGGACCTAAATCTACAAAGCATTTACTTAAAAAAGTCATCCATCAAAAATAATAAAGTTGCATGTCTCTATTTGCGGTTCATTTTCACAATTTGGATCCTGTAAAAGTTCAAGAAGTTCTCATAACAAAAAAAGAAAAACTTCATATACTTCCTAAATCCTAATTAAAGATAAGCAAATACGGTCTTCTTGAGATCGAGAACAAGCTCTTCTCATAGCTTTAGACATTACCAATCAATCGAAGGTCTCTCCCCTAATCAAGCGTTATTGACAGAAATCGCAAACAAATTTAAAGGATCCGAAGAAACAAAACAAAAGCTTAGCTCTGTTCTAAAAATGCTCGGTAACATATCATAAAGGGTATTTTTAAATTAAGGAAATTTTTATGGCTGAAATCAATACAATTCAAACTTTTTTTTCAGAATCTCACTGGAAAAAACCTTTTAAGGTAAAGTCCGAGCTTAAATTGGCAGATGGCACAACACGCACCATAACTGATAGATTCAGTAAAAAACAAAGAGCGACGTTCATTACTCTGGCAATCGCGACCTTACTGCCTTCACTAGGACTCAATATTTTAGTCCTCATGCTAACCTTAGCCTATTTAAAACAGAAAAAAATTCACAAATTAGAATCCTCTGACTTTCCAAATATGCCCAACCCTTACAAAACAAAATCTCTTTTGCCTGATCCAGGACCTCTTCCCCTTCCACCCCCTTCAGGTATTCGAGTGGGCTCACCCAATGTGGGAAATACCTGCTGGTTAAATGCGGTTTTAAAAATGCTCGCATGTGATCCAAATTTTGATGGCCTCTATGATCAACAGGAATTCCCTAAAGCAACTTTTGCACTTGAGGGAATGCGTCCCTGGAAAAGAAAGTGTTTAATTGCAAATGAGACAAAAAAAATTCAAGAATTTCAGCGCACCTTGAAAGTTGTCATTTATCAACTTCGTACGCAATCTGAAGGAGTTATTGATCGAGATCTTTGCTTGCGCTTGGTGAAAGCCCTTCCCATTTTAATGCCTAATGTGATGGATATTTTGGAATTTAACCAACAAGAAGCGGCTGAGGCAATAAGTTTAATTCAAAGTCGTTTTGGATGGCCCAACACAGCTGGAATCAATCATGATAACCCTACCGATGAAACAAAAAATAACTTTCTTCGCACACTTAACCTTTACGAACCTCAAGAGGATGGTGTGATTAAATATGCTCATGCAAAAGAATTTGACACACAGACAATTTCGCTCACTTTTACGGCAGAAACTGCTGACAAAGAAGAACCCATCGACATTGGAAATTACTACCAAAATGAGCATGAAAGTTCAATCCCTTCTTTTTCCGATTTTGATTTGCAAACTCTCGAAGATAGAGTGGCTGAGAAGCAATATTTGATTAAGCAAATGCTCGTTAATATCCCCCAGCACCTTTACGTGAACATTCAAAGAAATGTTTTAACGGAAGAAGGGGTGAAAAAGAATTGTCGCCCAATTGAGTTGGACTCGGAAGGACGGTTGATACTCATTGAAAACGACCTCCAACAGGTGGGAATTATTAAAGAAAATCATTCGCTTTCCATTAGTCCTAAATACGCCTGTGCTTTCGAAGTCGCCACCGCCATTGTCCATGAAGGCGATGAAAACGAAGGACACTATATCTGCATCGAGAAAACACCCGAAGGAAAGTATTATCGTCACGATGACAGTTCCGTCACAGAACGCTCACCTGAGGAAGCTTTGGAGTCTTGTGCAGCGGCAACCTATCTAGGCTTGCGACTTCTCCAAAAACTCCCTCTTGATGAAGCACAAATTTCAAGTATTTTAACCAGTGGGCAAATTGTTCCGGCTATCACCCTTTAAACGACACTTGCCGAAAGCCATTCATTTGGCTTTCGGCTCTTTTTCCTTATAGCGCCGGATTAAAAGGCGTATAAGTGCTGAGTTGTTTCAGCTCTCCGATAGAACGCATAGGCGCATAATCTAAAATATTCCCGTCCGGTTGAGAGCCTTTTAGCAAGATTCCCAAGCGTCTCTTATTTTTTTTGTTTAACACAGAGTCCGCATATTCTAGACAATCTTCATAGGTAATGGTCTTTAACGCATGAATCCTTTTGTCAAGCCACTGAAAATCAGCATGGTAATCTGTCACCATGAGCCGCAATACTTTTCCCATCTCAACAAGACTTTTGGGGGGTTCTTGCAAAACAGCCAAAAGGGAAGACTTAATAGCTAAAAATTGCTCTTCACGCAACTCAGATCTTCTTAACTCTTGTAAAAAGCTTTCAATAAACAACTCAAAGCGTGCTAATAAATCTCTTGGATTATGAGTGTTGGATTGCACAGCAAAAAGATTAAATAGATGTTGCTTGATTTCTTCGGCGGAAGAAAAGACAATATAACCTGTTTGCTGCTTGGTGCGCAGGGTTGAAAAGAAAGGATCTTTCATGGCTTGCATCAAAATTTGTTGAGCCGCCCGCGCCGTAAACGAAAAGGGTTCACTTTCAATCGCCAAGATCACCGCATTCCCTTGTGATTTTGTTTTGCAATCCACATAGAACGGACCACCTTCATTTGGCATGACCATCACTTCAATTTCGGGCCTCTCACTCTTTGGATAAACTTTGCCGGCAAATTGATCCATAACGAGTGATGTACACTTTTCAGCTTCTTGTGTGGACATGTTTCCGTACAAAACGCCTTCAATATAAGCCTGTTCAAAAAGCTTCTTCCGATACGTGCTAAATTGGTCGTAGGTGACTTTTCGGATGGCCAAAGCTTTTTGCTTTTCTGTCGTAAATCTTTTATATATGGCATCCCTTAACCATTCAGAGGCTTGCTTAATCGGCATTTCTTGATTGAAATTCAAATATTGCCGCAAGAGGATGTCTTTATAGAGATTAAAGTCTTCTTTGGTTAGCTCTTCATTTTTCAATGCAGAGAGAATTGTTTCAAACAACATTAAAGCATTTTCATTATAGCCATCCAAAGACACCGAAATTCCATTGAGCTCTTGACTAACGGAATAATTAAGTCCGGCTAACTTTGCAGTATAGCTCAGTTGGCTTAATGCTTCTACGACCCCTTTAACAACCAAATCGGCCATTACAATTTTTAATGGATCATCCGCCATCACTTCAGGGGTGCGAAATTGAAAAAACCAGTAGACCTTAGGTTCTTGATAACGTTTATCTGGTGCAAAATAGATGGTTGCGGTGTCGTTATCGATAATCTTTGTCGGCTGAGGAAGATACCCTAGATCCTGTACTTCTGTTTTAGGATATTTGATTTCTAAATGTGTTGGAACAAAAGGATTGGGTCCTGGAATATCTATGGATGGGTGAGGTTCTGCGGTTTTCCATTTTTTCAAAATATCTTCCGGGATCGGACGTATAGCAAAGGAGGTTCCCAACCATTTTTCTTTTTGATCTGGCTGCACTTTTGACTCTTGTGGCGACGCAGTAACCTCTATCTCACAATTTTCAGGCGTTAAAGCACTTAAAAATTCTTGGATTAGTTGAGGTTGATAGGAAGTAATGATCTGAGTCTTCTCTGGATAAGTTTCTAATGGTTCATTGACGATCCATCGAATTTGTTTCATTAAATCAAAAAACTCATCCTCCCGCGATTGGTATTGGTAATCCAACGTTTCAGAGCGTTTTAATTCATTAAAGACATATTCGGGAACCCCCTTTTTCTTTAGATTGGCAATGGCTTGAAAACAGCGCAAAATGACTGTATTGACTTCCTGCAAGCCTTCTTGAGTTAGATCAACTTCAAGATAAAACTCGTATAATTTTTCTCCTGATTTGGCTCCCCCGCAACGCAATCCTTCTGCAAGCTTCTCCCTTTTTAATTGTGCTAAAAGGCTTTCTTTCCCTTCATGACCCAAAATAAAGCATAAAATATCATCGGGCTTCCCATCTTGCATTTCAGCAAATTTAGCGGGCATTTCCCAAATCAAAGTCACGGAACGTAAATTTTTTAGAGGTTCGATATAAGCGATTTTCCCTCGATTTTCCGCAGAAAAAGCGGGCATTGTTGTGCTAAACTGGGTTTTATGAGTATTTGGAATATCTGCGAAATCTTGCACAACAAGCTGTGTAAGCTTCTCAAGGGATTGATTCGAATAGATGATAAGCTTCATTAGGTTTGCACTATAATGGGTCTGATACCAAGCCACTAAGGTTTCCTGCGAGACTTTATTTAAAGTGTCACTATTACCCATATTAAATCCTGCATTGGGATGATTAGGATTTTGCAAGGTCTTGTGCACGAATAAAGCACGAAAGTCATCATTTTCTAAATTTTTGGCATACTCTTGATCGATGGCCATTAATTCACGATCGACTCCAGATGGATTAAAAAGCGGTTCTTTAAAAAACTGCGCAAAACGATCTAAGGCTTGATCAAAAGCAGGATTGTTAATCGTAAATAAATAACTGGTGGCACTGTTGGCTGTAAACGCATTGGATGTCCCTCCATTTTCACTCACAAAACTGCTATATTCAGATTCAATCGGATATTTTTTTGTGCCTAAAAATAGCATGTGCTCCAAGAAATGCGCAATTCCTGGATATTCTTTAGGGTCTTCCCAACTTCCCACTTTTACACTTAAAGCGGCACCAGACTTTTCGGCTAAAGGATCGGAGATAAGATAGGCCTCTAAACCATTTTTTAAACGGATTTTTAATGTTTTTCTCCCTGAAAATGCAGGAGTCAAAATCGGAATTTTAGCCTGATCTTGTACCACTGTATAAGAAGCGGAATCCTCTTCACATAACAGACATGACGACCATCCAAAAATTCCAAGAACCAACAAACCTTTGACGCACCAATTATTCCACATGATTCACCTTGCCTCTTTGCGTTAAAAAACCCCTATTTTCTAGCGTTTTCACATAACTCTCAAGCAAAAGGAGCAGAGGATGCAAATTTTATTTTTTTTAACATAGAAAATCAAATTTTTTATTTTAATCATCTCTTTATCATACAATCTTTCACAACTGATCAGACAATTATTTCTTTTTTTTGGTTGATTTAAATTTTTGATTTTGGTTTTCTTTTCCGCATGAAATGTTTGCTTTCTTGAAACCTTATTTGATGTAAGAAAGTTTTGATGAATAAAGTTGGAAGTGAAAAACTTTCTTTCCACCTTCATCAAAAAGTTTGAGCTATAAACCAAGAAGACAGAAGAATTAATAAAATTTATCGTCTTTAAATACATTTACTTATAGTCGATTTTAATTTCACAAGTCAAATAAATTAAAATAAAAACATACATTTCATTTTTGATATTTCTTTTATAAAATTTGATGATTATTTATTAAGTTTAAATTGGAGAAATTTTTTATTGATTGAATTTGAAAACCTTGGTAATTTTGATCTCGCGTCATTTGCTTTTTATGAATTTGGCTTGAGATGAATATAACCAAAAGGTTTTTGTGAAAAATACAATCAAATGTATTCGAAAGTTGCATTTTTGTGCTGGGCATCGAGTCATGGATCATGAAGGTAAATGTGCAACAGTGCACGGACATAATTACTATATCCACCTTACTGCCGAAGCACCTTGCTTAGATTCTTTAGGAAGAATTATTGATTTCTCCGTCTTAAAAGATCGCATTGGATCTTGGATTGAAGAGTATTGGGATCATAACTTCTTAGTCTATGAGCGAG
Encoded proteins:
- a CDS encoding insulinase family protein — encoded protein: MWNNWCVKGLLVLGIFGWSSCLLCEEDSASYTVVQDQAKIPILTPAFSGRKTLKIRLKNGLEAYLISDPLAEKSGAALSVKVGSWEDPKEYPGIAHFLEHMLFLGTKKYPIESEYSSFVSENGGTSNAFTANSATSYLFTINNPAFDQALDRFAQFFKEPLFNPSGVDRELMAIDQEYAKNLENDDFRALFVHKTLQNPNHPNAGFNMGNSDTLNKVSQETLVAWYQTHYSANLMKLIIYSNQSLEKLTQLVVQDFADIPNTHKTQFSTTMPAFSAENRGKIAYIEPLKNLRSVTLIWEMPAKFAEMQDGKPDDILCFILGHEGKESLLAQLKREKLAEGLRCGGAKSGEKLYEFYLEVDLTQEGLQEVNTVILRCFQAIANLKKKGVPEYVFNELKRSETLDYQYQSREDEFFDLMKQIRWIVNEPLETYPEKTQIITSYQPQLIQEFLSALTPENCEIEVTASPQESKVQPDQKEKWLGTSFAIRPIPEDILKKWKTAEPHPSIDIPGPNPFVPTHLEIKYPKTEVQDLGYLPQPTKIIDNDTATIYFAPDKRYQEPKVYWFFQFRTPEVMADDPLKIVMADLVVKGVVEALSQLSYTAKLAGLNYSVSQELNGISVSLDGYNENALMLFETILSALKNEELTKEDFNLYKDILLRQYLNFNQEMPIKQASEWLRDAIYKRFTTEKQKALAIRKVTYDQFSTYRKKLFEQAYIEGVLYGNMSTQEAEKCTSLVMDQFAGKVYPKSERPEIEVMVMPNEGGPFYVDCKTKSQGNAVILAIESEPFSFTARAAQQILMQAMKDPFFSTLRTKQQTGYIVFSSAEEIKQHLFNLFAVQSNTHNPRDLLARFELFIESFLQELRRSELREEQFLAIKSSLLAVLQEPPKSLVEMGKVLRLMVTDYHADFQWLDKRIHALKTITYEDCLEYADSVLNKKNKRRLGILLKGSQPDGNILDYAPMRSIGELKQLSTYTPFNPAL
- a CDS encoding ankyrin repeat domain-containing protein encodes the protein MSDITLKCAQLNPLYVESALKILPPELSNFFRSDSISLLREKTNRIWHFVKTGGVWINERKIDRLLLLNKFEIKPIFPKKSYFIPQTYIYGIPERKKFPAFQTFQVKPKTTFIPPPKPKAEPFTFGTPFPRNAFERAIEENDCETLRRFLDQKIKLDEGYPPLLRAIRRGNVEAVKMLLEFKANPRARYGNFSIYVAALQQPKPEIMEALLEHGFRYQDRDDKINEDFRLTLLANASVEVLELFIKKGLKAELDSPTGAYHILYSEKKFDHLEAFHQNGIKREDYSNWIRQKFLAHRFDVSVPDLKLESFDHHRTLSEMYESLQEFFKHFPGHYTELTKEARNQILSSFEYASKEDEFDTKDLHTHRLSRYEQGEPVLIPAGWDTHAIYRVAYKRLLLECNRGAQFEEETPTGLQIHTFETLKKEDLKRAKCKSSLSAAHQASSLLYQNLKAEKVIQFKYKAHKKGICAWAGLKTAFRGILFVLITEELQRQGYSINRATNQAQRIGNKIYKTWSKWDREQELLKALRYYEAPDAAKPNLPLLKLIKKKFHGSKKTRDLLTVLINSPQLKKLS
- a CDS encoding ankyrin repeat domain-containing protein — its product is MSIPSFYYHDLNPVTVKNLLKVNKEELPKYFSSGNKKSLGAIRERLLVKIHRLKHLIKTGVRINDQKILKVRKLSSSIISAESPPPFPDLHQFISHPTTPPPSPLIKKDEKFAPLEPIRIPSGTFWTPEQIKAFKLGLDSLSVNELQIAFIHAVGEGCLGVLEHFANHEFDFNFANDAHEIPPLNLAILTNHPKTALYLLDQGVSPHPQQDFSPLFDAVNSNYPEVISMLIEKGASLSEINASGESLLERALYHRSHEALEELLAHDADPNENAILYQAIKYEDLTAVQLLLRYGADPNILANDIPIFAAALSLDNPAFFRSMFSFLDPEMPSEAFANLLLRYASPAVLELILQNKIDPTPFELDGIYNQFYLANQAFSTSKGEHLNVFHRYGVDVEEHRDWLRQTFLTHRFGINFPSLSKSSSFFTIPEIKKSLRTFFQALPLSAFPEFTEQARTKILKAFNEKLDINFSSNEVIQHRLHHYEEGQIILIPTGWKAHTTYRFVYKGIIAESNRGEEIDSSIASGLQLKTFSGSPQNVLGITPVMSRQEALQLQNRLYEELNTQEFLSFKYRPQKAGTCTWAGLKTAFRGMLFVLIAEKLQESLPHDQVTLKAEAIADSIYKKWSSWDREHILQEALTYYRTPGTIKPNKVLLKAIDKKFKGPKSTKHLLKKVIHQK
- a CDS encoding 6-pyruvoyl trahydropterin synthase family protein; this translates as MKNTIKCIRKLHFCAGHRVMDHEGKCATVHGHNYYIHLTAEAPCLDSLGRIIDFSVLKDRIGSWIEEYWDHNFLVYERDEKVVEMLRSIPRKKEPFICKFNPTAENMAEYILREIGPLMLEGTGVTITKVTLYETDNCYVEAYL